Within the Herbaspirillum sp. RTI4 genome, the region TGTTCTTGCCCAGCCCGAGTCCAGAGCGATTATCCATGGTGTATAGGCCCGTACCGAATTTCATCTTGAGATCCCCGGATGGCTTCATGCCAGCCCCCGTTTTTTCATCGCTCACTTTGATCCGCAGAAGGGTATCGCCCTCGCAGTCGATGTTGAGGGTGATGTTTTGACTGTTGAGTTGAGTTAGTTGCGTCGGGTGCAGCAAGGCGCGGCTGATCACGCCGTGATCGACAGTGCCGGAAATGCTTGCGTTGCACGGGAGTGCCTTGATTTTGGTCGTCACCGTCAGCATGGACGATGGTGAGACGGATTTCGCTGCCCCGGCAGAACCGCCAAGGCCCAACAGGAAGAGGAATCCAGCAAGTGTTTGTATTCGCTTCATGTTGTTGAATTCCAGCAATGGATCG harbors:
- a CDS encoding DUF1120 domain-containing protein, whose translation is MLEFNNMKRIQTLAGFLFLLGLGGSAGAAKSVSPSSMLTVTTKIKALPCNASISGTVDHGVISRALLHPTQLTQLNSQNITLNIDCEGDTLLRIKVSDEKTGAGMKPSGDLKMKFGTGLYTMDNRSGLGLGKNSAGIPIGAYALQFAYATVVNSANASMPVKLIRASSATGAISETPADTAFFLNLVPYFGAVTYNGSSWDPAAGKTFTFPIVVATTINKSSLLKAGDTAELDGKVTMEIVYL